The Acidobacteriota bacterium nucleotide sequence GTCCACGGGGGGCATGTCTACGGCTTCGACGGCCGCATCCTCACCTGCATCGGCGTCGAGGATGGGGAGCGGGCGTGGAAGGGGGGGCGCTACGGTAACGGCCAGATGTTGTTGCTGCCGGAGCAGGATCTGCTCCTGGTGATCTCCGACCGCGGGGACGTGGCGCTGGTGGAGGCCGCTCCCGGGGCCTACACGGAGGTCGCCCGCATCGCCGCCATCGAGGGCAAGACGTGGAATCATCCGGTGATCGCCGACGGCGTGCTCTACGTGCGCAACGGCGAGGAGATGGCGGCCTTCCGGCTGCCGATGAAGTCCGGGAAGACCTCGTCCAATAAGGTGGCGGAAGTAGCGGCGGCGGAGCTCCCCAGCCACACCCCCTGAGAATCAGCAGAGGAAGGGAGCAGAGGATGGCTGAGCAGGGAGAGGCTGCCGACGAAGGCTCGATCTTGGCTCACGCCGCGAGCGGCGAGGGGCCACCGTTGCTGCTGCTCAACGGCGGCATGATGACCTACCTGGCCTGGGAGCCCCTGGCGGCGCCGCTGCGGGAGAGCTTCCAGGTGGTGGGCTGCGACTTCCGCGGTCAGCTGCGGTCACCGGGGGAGGCGCCGGCGGACCTGGCGGTCCACGCCGCCGACGTGGTGCGGCTCCTCGATCATCTCGGGCTCCCCTCCGTCCACGTCCTGGGCACCTCCTTCGGTGGCGCTGTCGGGGTGATGTTGGCGGCGCTGCATCCCCAGCGGGTGCGTTCGTTCACCGCGGTCACCATTGCGGATCACGCTACGGAGGCGATGGACGCGGAGACGCGGTCTATGGCCGGCATCGTCCAGTCGATTCTGGAAGGAGGAGATCGCCAGCCGTTTCTCCAGCGCTTGGAGGAACGAGTCTTTTCTCCCGCCTATCGCGAGCGCAAGGCGGAAGAGCTGGCGGCCCGGCGCCAGGCGCTGGGAAAGATGCCGGAGGCCTGGTTCCGTGGCCTGGTGGGAATCCTCGCCGCCATCGAAGGCTTCGATCTGCGGCCCCACCTGCCCAACATCGCTTGCCCGACCCGGGTCGTTCTCACCGAGGCGGATCGGGTCATGCCTCCCGAGCACTGCCGCGCCCTCGCCGAGGCCATCCCGCAGGCCACCGTCACTACCCACCCCACCGCCGGCCACGCCCTGGTGGCGGAGGAGCCGCAGTGGCTGCGGGAGGTGGTTGAAGAGTTTCTAGGAGCCTGCTGAAGAAGTCAGCCGCCGCTACGATCTCACCACCCCGTACGCCGCCAGCTCTGGAGCAGGTGGAGGTAGTTGGCCCGTTCGTAGGCGTGGGGATCGGGGCAGCGGGCGAGGCTCATGGAGCCCCGCAGCTGTTCGAGGGACTCGTATTCGTGATCGATGAGCCAATCTTCGAGCTGCTGGCGCAGCAGGGCGAGGCGTTCCGGGCCGTGCTCGAGGAGAGTGGAGACCAGCTGCACCGCGTGGGCGCCGCACATCAGCGCCTTGACCGCATCCTCGACGCGGTGGACACCGCCGGTGACCGCCAGCGAGGCGTCGACCTGGCCGTCGAGGATCGCCAGCCAGCGCAGCCGCAGCAGCAGCTCCGAGGAGTCGGAGAGGTGCAGGGTGCGCTGGACTTCCAGCTCTTCGATGTCCAGGTCCGCCTGGTAGAGACGGTTGAAGAGCACCAGGCCGTCGGCGCCGGCCTGGTCGAGGCGGCGGGCGAAGTGCAGCGGGGCGGTGTAGAACGGCGAGAGCTTGACCGCCAGCGGCAGGTCTCCCACCGCCTCGCGCACCGCCTCCAGCATTTCGAGGGTGCGGTGCTCCACGTCCCCGCCGCTCTCCAGCGGATCGGTGACCAGCTCGTAGACGTTGAGCTCGAGGCCGTCGGCGCCGGCCTGGCGGATCAGCCGAGCATACTCCAGCCAGCCGCCCCGGCTGGTGCCGTTGAGGGAGGCGATGACCGGGACCGACACCGACTCCTTGATCCGCTGCAGCTGCTCCAGATACTCCTGGGGCCCAAGGGCGAAGGTCTCCGGCGACGGCAGGTAGGAGAGGGCCTCGGCGAAGGATTCGGCGGGCTCGTCGAGGGCGCGCACGGTGGCCATCTCCTCGCCGACGATCTGCTCTTCGAAGAGCGAGTGCATGACGATGGCGGCGGCGCCGCAATCCTCCAGCCGGCGCACCGCGTCCAGGTCGTCCACCAGCGGCGAGGCGCCGGGGAGGAAGGGGTGGGGGAGCTCGAAGCCGAGATAGGTGGTGCTCAGATCCATGGTGCTCTCCTCAGGAGGCGTCCTCCGGCGTTTCCGCGACGAATTGGGGGATGGTGATGCCCGCCAGCTGCTGGTAGACGGCGTAGCGCTGCTCGACCTGCTCCTGGGCCTGGCGCAGGAAGCGCCGGTAGCGCTGCGGGTCGATCTTCTCCACCATCCGGAAGCGGGTCTCGGCGGCCATGTAGTCCGCCACCCGGCCCTTGGGCGGGCCGGAGTCGAGCTTGAGCGGCGGCTTGCCGTCGGCGGCGCGCCGGGGGTCGAAGCGGTAGAGGGGCCAGACGCCGGTGGTCACCGCCTTCTTCTGCTGCTCGGCGTTGTGGGCCAGGTCGTAGCCGTGGGCGATGCACGGGCTGTAGGCGATGATCAGCGACGGTCCCGGATAGGCTTCGGCCTCGCGGAACGCCTCGACGGTTTGGTTCATTTTGCCGCCGAAGGCCACCCGGGCGACGTAGACGTGGCCGTAGCTCATCATCTCCAGCCCCAGGTCTTTCTTCGGCAACTCGCGGCCGGTGGCGGCGAATTTCGCCGCCGCGCCCAGGGGGGTGGCCTTGCTTTGCTGGCCTCCGGTGTTGGAGTAGACCTCGGTGTCGAGGACCAGGACGTTGGTGTCCCGCCCCAGGGCCAGCACGTGGTCGAGGCCGCCGTAGCCGATGTCGTAGGCCCAACCGTCGCCGCCTACCAGCCAGACGCTCTTGCGCACCAGGTGCTCGGCGAGGCCGAGGAGCCGGCGGCGATCGTCGCTGTGGGGGCCACCGCTGCCGTCGAGCTCTTCGAGGCGCCGGCGCAGCTGCGCCACCCGCCGGCGCTGGGCCTCGATGCCCTGCTCGTCGCTCTGGTCGGCGGTGAGCAGGGCGGAGGTCAGCTCGTCGCCGATCTCCGGCGCCAGCCGCCGGACCCAGCCGCGGGCCTGCTGCTCCAGCTGATCCACCGCCAGCCGCAGCCCGAGACCGAACTCGGCGTTGTCCTCGAACAACGAGTTGGACCACGCCGGGCCCCGGCCGTCGTCGTTCACCGCCCATGGTGTGGTGGGTAGGTTGCCGCCGTAGATGGACGAGCAGCCGGTGGCGTTGGCGATCAACAGCCGGTCGCCGAAGAGTTGGCTCAGCAGCTTGAGATAGGGCGTTTCTCCGCAGCCGGCGCAGGCGCCGGAGTATTCGAAGAGTGGGCGCAGGAACTGACTGCCTTTGGCGTCGAGGCGCTGGATCCGCGAGCGGTCGATCTCCGGCAGGTCGAGGAAGAAGCGGTACTTCGCCTTCTCTTCCTCGAGCACCGGCGTCAGCGGCTCCATATTGATCGCCTTGCGCCGGGGGTTGGCTTTGTTCTTGGCCGGGCAGACCTCGACGCAGAGATGGCAGCCGGTGCAGTCCTGGGGCGCCACCTGCAGCGTGTAGGCGAGGCCGCGGAGGTCCGGTGCGCGGTAGTCGGTGCTGAGGAAGTCCGCCGGCGGATCACCGCTCTCCAGCGCCTCGGGCTCGTAGACCTTGGCGCGGATGGCGGCGTGGGGGCAGGCGAGGACGCATTGGTTGCATTGGATGCATACCTCTGGATCCCAGCGCGGGACCTCCTGGGCGATGGTGCGCTTCTCCCACTGACTGGTGGCGGTGGGCCAGGTGCCGTCCACCGGGAAGGCGGAGACCGGCAGCGAGTCGCCCTTGCCCGCCAGCAGCACCGCGGTGACCCGCTGGACGAAGTCCGGAGCCTCGGTGGCGACCAGCGGCGGCTTGCGGCGCTGGGAGTCGGCGGTTTTCGGGTAGGAGACCTGCTGCAGATGGGCCAGGGCCTGGTCCACCACCGCAAAGTTGCGCCGCACCACTTCCGGGCCGCGCTTGCCGTAGGTTTTCTCGATGGCTTGCTTGATCTGGTCGATGGCCTGCTCCCGGGGCAGCACGTCGGTGAGGGCGAAGAAGCAAGTCTGCATGATGGTGTTGATGCGCCCGCCGAGCCCGCCTTCCCGGGCCACCTGGTAGGCGTCGACGACATAGAAGCGCAGCTCCTTGGCGACGATCTGCTCCTGCACTTCGCGGCTCAGATGCTCCCAAACGCGGTCGGCGTCATAGGGCGAGTTGAGCAGGAAGACGGCCCCGGGAGCGGCCCGTTCGAGCACGTCCATGCGGTCGAGGAGGCGGAATTGGTGGCAGCCGACGAAGTTGGCGCTGGCCACCAGGTAGGTGGAGCGAATGGGGCGGGGACCGAAACGCAGATGGGAGACGGTGACGGCGCCGGCCTTCTTGGAGTCGTAGACGAAGTAGCCCTGGGCGTAGTGGTCGGTCTCCTCGCCGATGATCTTGATGGTGTTCTTGTTGGCGCCGACGGTGCCGTCGGAGCCCAGCCCGAAGAAGACCGCCCGCACCGTGTCGTCGGGCTCGATGTCGAAGTCCGGGTCGATGGGCAGCGAGAGGTGGGTGACGTCGTCGACGATGCCGACGGTGAAGTCGTGGCGGGGCTGGTCTTCGGCGAGGTGGTCGAAGACCGCCTTCACCGCCGCCGGCGAGAACTCCTTGGAGGAGAGGCCGTAGCGCCCGCCCACCACCCGCGGCGGCGTGGTCCACGGGGCCTCACCGTCGGCGCTGGCACGCTGCACCGCGGCGGCCACGTCCAGATACAGGGGCTCGCCGGGGGCGCCGGGTTCCTTGGTGCGGTCGAGGACGCCGAGGGTGCGCACCGAGGCCGGCAGCGCGGCGATCAGCGCCTGGGCGTCGAAGGGACGGTAGAGCCGCACCTTGAGCACTCCCACCTTCTGGCCCCGCTGCATCAGCCAGTCGATGGTTTCGTGGGCGGTCTCGGCGCCGGAGCCCATGAGCACTACCACTCGCTCGGCCTCGGGATGGCCGTGGTAGTCGAAGAGGTGGTAGGCGCGGCCGGTGCGCTCGGCGAAGCGGTCCAGGACTCCTTGGACGATCTCCGGCGTCGCCCGATAGAAGCGGTTGGCCGCCTCCCGGGCCTGGAAGAAGGCGTCGGGGTTCTGGGCGGTGCCGCGCAGCACCGGCCGATCCGGGGTCAGCGCCCGCCGCCGGTGGGCCTCGACGGCCTCGGGATCGAGCAACGCCCGCAGGTCGTCGTCGGTGAGGACCTCGATCTTGGCGATCTCGTGGGAGGTGCGGAAGCCATCGAAGAAGTGCAGGAAGGGCACCCGGCTTTCCAGGCTGGCGGCCTGGGCCACCAGGGCCAGGTCCTGGGCTTCCTGGGGGGAGCCGGAGGCGAGGAGGGCAAACCCGGTCTGGCGTGCCGCCATGACGTCGGAGTGGTCGCCGAAGATGGACAGCGCGTGGGTGGCCACCGAGCGCGCCGCCACGTGCAGCGCGCAGGGGGTCAGCTCCCCGGCGATCTTGTAGAGGTTGGGGATCATCAGGAGCAGGCCTTGGGAGGCGGTGAAGGTGGTGGTCAGGGCGCCGCCCTGGAGGGCCCCGTGGACCGCTCCCGCGGCGCCGCCTTCGGCCTGCATTTCCACCACTTCGGGCACGTCCCTCCACAAATTCTCCCGCCCCTTGCCGGCCCAGGCGTCCGCTAACTCGCCCATGGGCGAAGCCGGAGTGATGGGGTAGATGGCGATGACCTCGTGGGTCCGGTACACCACCTCTGCCACGGCCTCGTTGCCGTCCACGGTGACCCTACGGGGCTGACTCATCCCGCGCCTCCTTCCGGAAAACTCTTTTCTCAGCGTACTGTCTCCTGCCACGACTGGCGCCACCCGCTGGGGTGGTTGGGGGGCAGGCTCTGTTGGCGGAGCAGTCTGAGGACTGGAGGAGTCGGCGGGGTGAAGGGACTGCTGGAGGGAGGGGAGGAGCTCTTGGCGGGGAGCTGTTCAGCCTCTCTTCATGGCTTCCTCGTAGCGCAGCTCTTGGCGAGCCTCCGCCCCCACCAGCCGCACCGCCGGGTCGCCGATGACCAGGTAGTTGCGGGCGTCGAGGGTGGCTTTGAGGAGGTCTTGGAGCTTCTCTGCTCCGCGGCTTTCCGGCAAGGCTT carries:
- a CDS encoding alpha/beta fold hydrolase, which produces MAEQGEAADEGSILAHAASGEGPPLLLLNGGMMTYLAWEPLAAPLRESFQVVGCDFRGQLRSPGEAPADLAVHAADVVRLLDHLGLPSVHVLGTSFGGAVGVMLAALHPQRVRSFTAVTIADHATEAMDAETRSMAGIVQSILEGGDRQPFLQRLEERVFSPAYRERKAEELAARRQALGKMPEAWFRGLVGILAAIEGFDLRPHLPNIACPTRVVLTEADRVMPPEHCRALAEAIPQATVTTHPTAGHALVAEEPQWLREVVEEFLGAC
- a CDS encoding dihydroorotate dehydrogenase-like protein; the protein is MDLSTTYLGFELPHPFLPGASPLVDDLDAVRRLEDCGAAAIVMHSLFEEQIVGEEMATVRALDEPAESFAEALSYLPSPETFALGPQEYLEQLQRIKESVSVPVIASLNGTSRGGWLEYARLIRQAGADGLELNVYELVTDPLESGGDVEHRTLEMLEAVREAVGDLPLAVKLSPFYTAPLHFARRLDQAGADGLVLFNRLYQADLDIEELEVQRTLHLSDSSELLLRLRWLAILDGQVDASLAVTGGVHRVEDAVKALMCGAHAVQLVSTLLEHGPERLALLRQQLEDWLIDHEYESLEQLRGSMSLARCPDPHAYERANYLHLLQSWRRTGW
- the nifJ gene encoding pyruvate:ferredoxin (flavodoxin) oxidoreductase, which gives rise to MSQPRRVTVDGNEAVAEVVYRTHEVIAIYPITPASPMGELADAWAGKGRENLWRDVPEVVEMQAEGGAAGAVHGALQGGALTTTFTASQGLLLMIPNLYKIAGELTPCALHVAARSVATHALSIFGDHSDVMAARQTGFALLASGSPQEAQDLALVAQAASLESRVPFLHFFDGFRTSHEIAKIEVLTDDDLRALLDPEAVEAHRRRALTPDRPVLRGTAQNPDAFFQAREAANRFYRATPEIVQGVLDRFAERTGRAYHLFDYHGHPEAERVVVLMGSGAETAHETIDWLMQRGQKVGVLKVRLYRPFDAQALIAALPASVRTLGVLDRTKEPGAPGEPLYLDVAAAVQRASADGEAPWTTPPRVVGGRYGLSSKEFSPAAVKAVFDHLAEDQPRHDFTVGIVDDVTHLSLPIDPDFDIEPDDTVRAVFFGLGSDGTVGANKNTIKIIGEETDHYAQGYFVYDSKKAGAVTVSHLRFGPRPIRSTYLVASANFVGCHQFRLLDRMDVLERAAPGAVFLLNSPYDADRVWEHLSREVQEQIVAKELRFYVVDAYQVAREGGLGGRINTIMQTCFFALTDVLPREQAIDQIKQAIEKTYGKRGPEVVRRNFAVVDQALAHLQQVSYPKTADSQRRKPPLVATEAPDFVQRVTAVLLAGKGDSLPVSAFPVDGTWPTATSQWEKRTIAQEVPRWDPEVCIQCNQCVLACPHAAIRAKVYEPEALESGDPPADFLSTDYRAPDLRGLAYTLQVAPQDCTGCHLCVEVCPAKNKANPRRKAINMEPLTPVLEEEKAKYRFFLDLPEIDRSRIQRLDAKGSQFLRPLFEYSGACAGCGETPYLKLLSQLFGDRLLIANATGCSSIYGGNLPTTPWAVNDDGRGPAWSNSLFEDNAEFGLGLRLAVDQLEQQARGWVRRLAPEIGDELTSALLTADQSDEQGIEAQRRRVAQLRRRLEELDGSGGPHSDDRRRLLGLAEHLVRKSVWLVGGDGWAYDIGYGGLDHVLALGRDTNVLVLDTEVYSNTGGQQSKATPLGAAAKFAATGRELPKKDLGLEMMSYGHVYVARVAFGGKMNQTVEAFREAEAYPGPSLIIAYSPCIAHGYDLAHNAEQQKKAVTTGVWPLYRFDPRRAADGKPPLKLDSGPPKGRVADYMAAETRFRMVEKIDPQRYRRFLRQAQEQVEQRYAVYQQLAGITIPQFVAETPEDAS